A single Pieris rapae chromosome 2, ilPieRapa1.1, whole genome shotgun sequence DNA region contains:
- the LOC110992808 gene encoding complexin isoform X2, whose amino-acid sequence MNFIGAVGGDGDDSDDKEKEEEAERERQEAIREAEERRKEKHRKMEEEREKMRQEIRDKYKIPKKEEMVEQQQQEPDNPLMRKKKTPEELAAEAELEDQDEFTKLKNTIETQVNELKSQIESKCVMQ is encoded by the exons ATGAATTTCATAG GCGCAGTTGGTGGTGACGGCGATGACAGCGACGACAAGGAGAAGGAAGAAGAAGCGGAACGTGAACGGCAGGAGGCCATCCGTGAAGCTGAGGAGAGACGCAAGGAGAAACATCGCAAGATGGAGGAAGAGAGGGAGAAGATGCGACAGGAGATTAGGGATAAG TATAAAATCCCAAAGAAAGAGGAAATGGTTGAGCAACAGCAACAGGAGCCAGACAACCCTCTGATGAGGAAGAAAAAAACTCCCGAGGAGTTGGCTGCTGAAGCGGAACTCGAAGATCAGGACGAGTTCACAA AATTGAAGAACACCATCGAGACCCAGGTGAACGAGCTGAAGTCGCAGATTGAGAGCAAATGCGTGATGCAGTGA